One Candidatus Nitrotoga arctica genomic window, TACCTGGGTACAACAATTCAATCTCAAAGGTAAGGAACTGCAAATCCAGGGGGAAACCGGCTCCTCGTCGAAATTGATCGCCTTGATTGAGAGCACCAGGATTTTGCATGACGCCAACTTTCGCTCGCCGCTAACCAAAGGAAATATGCCAAACAGTGAGCGTTACCATCTGGCGGCAGAAATTAAGGCAGTGGCGACTGCCGAAGTCATTATGCCCGCGCCCAAACAGTCTGCATTACAACCACCATCGCCCGCTATCGAGCCTGAATCAGGCAAATTCGATAACGGCGCTAGTAAGTCAGAACAATCTATATCTGAATCCAGCAAGCTTGAAGCGGAGAAATTTAATTCGCCATTGCCGCTACGAGTCCCAGCCCTTAAGCCAGCGCCGCCAGCTTCGAATACGCCAGTTAAACAGGCAATAAAAGCGGCGCCATATTCAAAGGCTCAACCCTGATGCGTGCCCTCACTAAAAATCAAAGTCGTGGCTTGGCCATTGGGTTGTTAATATTGTTCCTGACGATTGGTGTGTTGCTGCTGTTCATCCCGATTAACATGTTGCATCGCCATTACGATCAGTCGCTGGATAGTCTGGCCGATTACATGGGACGTTACCGGCACGTTGTAGCGACCCATGCCGAAGTTCAGTCGGCACTCGATCAGGTGAAGCAAAAAAATGGTCGCCAACATTTCCTCAGAAATACCGGCGTCGCATTGGCCGCCTCGGAAATTCAGGAAACCGTAAAAAACCTGATCGAGACCAATGGGGGCAAACTGGTCAGCATGCAGGTGGTGCCATTCAAGGATGACGGCGGTTATCGCCGTGTTACGGTCAACATCCAATTTACCAGCAACCTGCCCACGCTGAGAAAAATTCTTTATGCAGTAGAAACAGTTCAGCCCTATTTGCTGCTTGACAATGTCAGCATACGCTCGCAGGCCAATGCTTTG contains:
- the gspM gene encoding type II secretion system protein GspM, translated to MRALTKNQSRGLAIGLLILFLTIGVLLLFIPINMLHRHYDQSLDSLADYMGRYRHVVATHAEVQSALDQVKQKNGRQHFLRNTGVALAASEIQETVKNLIETNGGKLVSMQVVPFKDDGGYRRVTVNIQFTSNLPTLRKILYAVETVQPYLLLDNVSIRSQANALNKGAPVTEPELITQFDASGYTLVADRK